A section of the Agarivorans litoreus genome encodes:
- the hflX gene encoding ribosome rescue GTPase HflX has translation MFDRYEAGEQAILVHVNFSDEDEREDLEELKMLVSSAGVNAVATITGSRVSPHPKYFVGAGKAEEIAELVKSAQADVIIFNHALSPAQERNLEMLCEARVLDRTTLILDIFAQRARTHEGKLQVELAQLRHMSTRLIRGWTHLERQKGGIGLRGPGETQLETDRRLLRARIKQIQQRLEKVGKQREQGRRARQRAELPTVSLAGYTNAGKSTLFNRITESKVYAADQLFATLDPTLRKIDIEDVGKVILADTVGFIRHLPHDLVAAFKATLTETREAQLLLHVIDCSDERMAENVEQVEVVLEEIGAGEIPFLQVYNKVDQHPDMSPRIERDENGLPQKVWVSALTGEGLPLLYKAISERLVGDMVNHTLRLPPSEGRLRSRLYQLDCVAGERLDDEGNIVVDIRLDAIAWQRLDKQFDHSLESFIAQCE, from the coding sequence TTGTTTGACCGTTATGAAGCAGGTGAACAAGCCATCTTAGTACATGTAAATTTTAGTGACGAAGATGAGCGAGAAGACCTGGAAGAGCTGAAGATGTTAGTCAGCTCTGCAGGCGTAAATGCGGTGGCTACCATCACCGGTAGCCGAGTTTCTCCCCACCCTAAGTATTTTGTAGGTGCGGGAAAAGCAGAAGAAATCGCAGAATTAGTGAAAAGTGCCCAAGCGGATGTGATTATTTTTAATCACGCTTTATCGCCAGCACAGGAGCGAAACTTAGAAATGCTCTGTGAGGCGCGGGTTTTAGATCGTACCACCCTCATTTTAGATATTTTTGCCCAACGCGCGCGAACCCACGAAGGTAAGTTGCAAGTTGAGCTAGCGCAATTGCGCCATATGTCGACCCGATTAATACGCGGCTGGACTCACCTAGAAAGACAAAAGGGCGGCATTGGTTTACGCGGCCCTGGTGAAACTCAGTTAGAAACCGATCGACGCTTGCTACGTGCGCGTATTAAACAAATACAACAGCGTTTAGAAAAGGTGGGTAAGCAACGAGAGCAGGGCAGAAGAGCAAGGCAGCGTGCCGAGTTACCTACTGTTTCTTTGGCCGGTTATACCAACGCTGGCAAATCGACCTTGTTTAATCGCATCACCGAATCGAAGGTTTATGCTGCGGATCAGTTGTTTGCAACCTTAGATCCAACACTACGGAAAATTGACATTGAGGACGTCGGTAAGGTGATACTTGCCGATACTGTGGGCTTTATTCGCCACCTCCCTCATGACTTAGTGGCTGCCTTTAAAGCAACTCTAACCGAAACTCGTGAAGCCCAGCTATTATTACATGTGATTGATTGTAGTGATGAAAGAATGGCTGAAAACGTTGAGCAGGTTGAGGTAGTATTAGAAGAGATAGGTGCAGGAGAGATCCCTTTCTTGCAGGTCTACAACAAAGTAGATCAACACCCCGATATGAGTCCACGTATTGAACGTGACGAAAATGGTTTACCCCAAAAAGTGTGGGTGTCGGCGTTAACGGGAGAAGGTTTGCCTTTGTTGTACAAGGCAATCAGCGAGCGTTTAGTCGGCGATATGGTTAACCACACTTTACGTTTGCCTCCTAGTGAAGGGCGCTTGCGTAGTCGTCTGTATCAGTTAGACTGCGTAGCAGGTGAACGTTTAGACGATGAAGGAAATATCGTTGTAGATATCCGACTTGATGCTATTGCATGGCAACGGTTAGATAAACAGTTCGACCATAGTTTGGAAAGTTTTATTGCTCAATGTGAGTAG
- the hfq gene encoding RNA chaperone Hfq, translated as MAKGQSLQDPFLNALRRERIPVSIYLVNGIKLQGQVESFDQFVILLKNTVSQMVYKHAISTVVPARAVPHHTPVSDDSKNDE; from the coding sequence ATGGCGAAGGGGCAATCATTACAAGACCCATTTTTGAATGCGTTACGACGTGAGCGTATTCCCGTTTCAATTTATTTAGTAAACGGTATTAAGTTGCAAGGCCAAGTTGAATCATTTGATCAGTTTGTCATCTTGTTGAAGAACACTGTCAGCCAGATGGTATACAAACATGCTATCTCTACTGTGGTACCAGCTCGCGCTGTTCCACACCATACCCCAGTATCTGACGACTCGAAGAACGACGAATAG
- the miaA gene encoding tRNA (adenosine(37)-N6)-dimethylallyltransferase MiaA gives MTTSLPVITLMGPTASGKTALAIQLHQQMGAELVSVDSALIYRGMDIGTAKPTAEEQQQAPHALIDICDPTEVYSAADFRRDVLEQIDAIHGRGNVPLLVGGTMLYFKALVDGIADLPEADAALRNEIQQQAADSSWENLHQELSQYDPTSAARINVNDHQRLMRAVEVYRLTGKSLTEINNQPLAALPYKIHQFAITPKEKAQLHHLIEVRFKMMLELGFEAEVKSLMQRGDLDLSLPSMRSVGYRQMWQYLSGEMDYDEMVFRGVVATRQLAKKQMNWLKSWSDLTWLQSGDPRNNKIITNSLSDT, from the coding sequence ATGACAACTAGCCTGCCTGTTATTACGTTGATGGGGCCTACAGCCTCAGGTAAAACCGCTTTAGCTATTCAGCTTCATCAGCAAATGGGCGCTGAATTGGTGAGTGTTGATTCTGCATTAATCTATCGTGGAATGGATATCGGCACCGCTAAACCAACTGCCGAAGAACAACAGCAAGCCCCGCACGCTCTAATTGATATTTGCGATCCTACTGAAGTGTATTCAGCTGCCGATTTTCGTCGCGACGTGCTAGAGCAAATTGATGCCATTCATGGGCGTGGTAATGTCCCGCTGTTGGTGGGCGGCACCATGTTGTATTTTAAAGCCTTAGTGGACGGTATAGCTGATTTGCCGGAAGCTGATGCAGCCTTGCGCAATGAGATTCAGCAGCAAGCAGCAGATAGTTCTTGGGAAAATTTGCATCAAGAACTTAGCCAATACGATCCCACCTCCGCAGCAAGGATCAATGTTAACGATCATCAGCGTTTGATGAGGGCGGTTGAAGTATATCGTTTAACCGGTAAATCTCTGACTGAGATTAATAATCAACCGCTTGCGGCCTTACCTTATAAAATCCATCAGTTTGCTATAACGCCGAAAGAAAAAGCCCAACTGCACCATCTAATAGAAGTGCGATTTAAGATGATGTTGGAACTTGGCTTTGAAGCCGAGGTCAAATCGCTGATGCAAAGGGGGGATCTAGATTTAAGTTTGCCGTCTATGCGGAGCGTTGGGTATCGCCAAATGTGGCAATATCTAAGTGGCGAGATGGATTATGATGAAATGGTATTTCGCGGCGTAGTGGCTACGCGGCAACTGGCTAAAAAACAAATGAATTGGTTAAAAAGCTGGTCAGATCTCACTTGGTTACAGAGTGGTGATCCAAGAAACAACAAAATAATTACTAATTCGCTAAGTGATACTTGA
- the mutL gene encoding DNA mismatch repair endonuclease MutL → MPIQILPAQLANQIAAGEVVERPASVVKELIENCLDAGATRIDIEIDKGGAKRILIRDNGSGIAKDQLGLALSRHATSKIDSLDDLSAIATLGFRGEALASISSVSRLSLSSRTAEQDQAWQAQAAGRDMQVSLQPCAHPIGSSVEVLDLFFNTPARRKFLRTEKTEFSHIDELLKRLALSRFDVALSLKHNGKLIRQYRIATDLDKQLKRVSTVFGAPFANHCLHLDNQHDQLRLHGWLGLPEVARAQNDQQYFYVNGRMMRDKLLQHAIRQAFAAYLPDEQYASYVLFLELPLDQVDVNVHPAKHEVRFHQARLVHDYIVQVLASALSKIPAHNHTSELPVCQDEPVNEIFAPPLEQVAHSYTSAVSTMPRVSEGRQSYQSSLQRADKPRSSELSANHHWLSSSANFTGEATRADSTSQVSAVNAKPQTAALYPLHLVESAYLLACIGEKLILLDLWACQQHLAYSQAMQQWPQGLDSVPLLLPLKLALDEPMHLLLSQQQEALRRIGFVFNITNKQQVIVAQVPKLIRKADFAQLVPSLLTAMSQLPDSEWQQAEALLSGLIKLQSKPKEHTWQQAIELSQQLHSHYPSQLPKHLWRAVDLSASIESFNHDN, encoded by the coding sequence ATGCCTATTCAAATATTGCCAGCGCAGCTGGCTAACCAAATTGCCGCCGGAGAAGTGGTAGAACGTCCTGCTTCGGTAGTTAAAGAGCTGATTGAAAACTGCCTTGATGCCGGCGCAACACGTATCGATATCGAAATTGATAAGGGTGGCGCAAAACGTATACTCATTCGCGACAACGGCAGCGGCATTGCTAAAGACCAGTTGGGTTTGGCGCTTAGTCGTCATGCAACCAGCAAAATTGACAGCCTTGATGATTTAAGTGCGATAGCCACCTTGGGTTTTCGCGGTGAAGCATTGGCAAGTATTAGCTCGGTCTCTCGACTAAGTTTAAGTTCTCGTACTGCTGAGCAAGACCAAGCTTGGCAAGCTCAAGCTGCTGGTCGTGACATGCAAGTTAGTTTGCAACCCTGCGCCCATCCAATTGGCAGTTCGGTAGAAGTGCTCGATTTGTTTTTTAATACGCCTGCACGGCGCAAGTTTTTACGCACTGAGAAAACCGAATTTTCGCACATTGATGAGCTGTTGAAACGTTTAGCCTTGAGCCGTTTTGATGTGGCGCTGAGTTTAAAACACAATGGCAAATTAATCCGTCAGTATCGCATAGCCACAGACTTGGATAAGCAGCTGAAGCGAGTAAGCACAGTATTTGGTGCCCCTTTTGCTAACCACTGTTTGCATCTAGATAATCAGCATGACCAACTACGTTTACACGGTTGGTTAGGTTTACCGGAAGTGGCACGTGCGCAAAACGACCAGCAGTATTTTTATGTGAATGGTCGAATGATGCGCGACAAGTTGCTACAACACGCTATTCGCCAAGCATTTGCAGCCTATTTACCCGATGAACAATATGCCAGTTATGTATTATTTCTGGAGTTGCCATTAGACCAAGTAGATGTGAATGTACACCCGGCTAAGCATGAAGTACGCTTTCATCAAGCCCGTTTAGTGCATGACTACATCGTACAGGTATTGGCATCAGCCTTAAGCAAAATACCGGCCCATAATCACACTAGCGAACTGCCGGTTTGCCAAGATGAACCGGTAAATGAAATATTCGCTCCACCACTAGAGCAAGTTGCTCATAGCTACACCAGCGCAGTTTCTACCATGCCGAGAGTGAGCGAAGGTCGCCAGAGCTATCAGTCAAGTTTGCAGCGAGCCGATAAGCCGCGGTCTTCAGAATTATCAGCTAATCATCACTGGTTGAGCAGCTCGGCCAATTTTACCGGTGAAGCAACGAGGGCAGACTCTACTAGCCAAGTGAGTGCTGTGAATGCTAAGCCACAAACCGCTGCGCTATATCCTTTGCATTTGGTTGAAAGTGCCTATTTGTTAGCGTGTATTGGCGAGAAGCTGATATTGCTAGACCTTTGGGCTTGCCAGCAACACTTGGCCTATAGCCAAGCGATGCAACAGTGGCCGCAAGGCTTAGATAGCGTTCCTTTGCTATTACCGTTAAAACTTGCTTTAGATGAGCCAATGCATCTTTTACTAAGCCAACAACAAGAAGCACTGCGGCGTATCGGCTTTGTGTTTAATATTACTAACAAACAGCAAGTTATTGTAGCTCAAGTGCCTAAGTTGATACGCAAGGCCGACTTTGCTCAGTTAGTCCCAAGCTTATTAACGGCGATGAGTCAGCTTCCGGATTCAGAATGGCAGCAAGCCGAAGCCTTGTTAAGTGGGCTAATTAAGCTGCAAAGCAAACCTAAAGAGCACACTTGGCAACAGGCGATAGAGTTAAGCCAACAATTGCATAGTCACTACCCGAGTCAACTGCCTAAGCATCTGTGGCGAGCGGTGGATTTAAGTGCCAGCATCGAGAGTTTTAATCATGACAACTAG
- a CDS encoding N-acetylmuramoyl-L-alanine amidase has protein sequence MQGSFRLSRWIGLGLYLLCGLAMASSDVSGVRVWSGPDNTRIVLDLSGAPQFSHFNLSKPNRLVLDLSASKMLSDLSKVPLSGDLVKKIRPSTPKAKGDYRLVIELSQAVNPTVFALKPTGNYGHRLVIDLPDKAGSAQIKKQQQQISKAKTQQQLAGNRDIIIAIDAGHGGEDPGAIGNKRTYEKHITLAIAKRAQRLINQEPGLKAVLIREGDYFVNLNKRSQIARKNKADFLVSIHADGFTSSQPKGASVWVVSTRRAKSEVGRHLEQHEAESDLLGGVGEVMGSVENDAHLNFALIDMQMDYSMNTAYEVAKKVLGELGKVTSLHKKRPEHASLAVLKSPDIPSILVEAGFITNHKEEKLLKTGNHQEKIAKAVVKGIKAHYRTKPLAGTLYAQTYGVRKHTVRKGESLSVLAARYNTSVAGLKKANKLTSNTLRIGQVLTIPNS, from the coding sequence ATGCAGGGTAGTTTTAGATTAAGTCGCTGGATAGGCTTAGGATTGTATTTGCTTTGTGGGCTGGCAATGGCCAGTAGTGATGTATCTGGGGTGCGTGTTTGGAGCGGCCCAGACAATACTCGTATTGTATTGGATTTATCTGGTGCGCCACAGTTTAGCCATTTCAACTTAAGTAAACCTAACCGCCTTGTGTTGGACCTCTCCGCTAGTAAAATGCTCAGTGATTTGAGTAAAGTTCCTTTATCTGGTGATTTGGTCAAAAAAATCCGTCCGAGTACCCCAAAGGCTAAAGGCGATTACCGCTTGGTTATAGAGCTTTCACAAGCGGTTAATCCTACGGTGTTTGCCCTTAAACCTACCGGAAATTATGGCCATCGCTTGGTGATAGACTTGCCAGACAAAGCCGGTAGCGCACAAATTAAAAAGCAACAACAGCAGATTTCTAAAGCTAAAACCCAGCAACAGTTAGCGGGCAACCGTGACATTATTATTGCTATCGACGCCGGCCATGGTGGTGAAGATCCCGGTGCCATCGGCAACAAAAGAACCTACGAAAAACATATCACGCTGGCTATCGCTAAGCGTGCGCAACGCCTTATTAATCAAGAGCCCGGCTTAAAAGCCGTGTTGATTAGAGAAGGTGACTACTTTGTTAATCTAAATAAACGCTCGCAAATAGCGCGCAAAAACAAAGCCGACTTTTTGGTGTCAATTCATGCTGATGGTTTTACCTCCTCTCAACCAAAAGGCGCTTCTGTTTGGGTGGTATCTACTCGCCGGGCTAAAAGTGAAGTGGGTCGCCATTTAGAACAACATGAAGCCGAATCTGATTTGTTAGGCGGTGTTGGTGAAGTAATGGGCAGTGTAGAAAATGACGCACATCTTAACTTCGCTTTGATTGATATGCAGATGGACTACTCAATGAACACCGCTTATGAAGTAGCTAAAAAAGTATTAGGTGAACTAGGCAAAGTAACTTCGCTACATAAAAAACGTCCCGAGCATGCCAGCCTAGCAGTGCTTAAGTCGCCAGACATTCCTTCTATTTTGGTGGAAGCGGGTTTTATTACTAATCACAAAGAAGAAAAGTTACTAAAAACGGGTAATCACCAAGAAAAGATTGCCAAGGCGGTAGTGAAAGGCATTAAAGCCCATTACCGCACTAAGCCTTTGGCGGGCACTTTGTATGCGCAAACCTATGGCGTGCGTAAGCATACCGTGAGAAAGGGCGAGTCTTTATCGGTGTTGGCTGCTCGTTACAATACCAGCGTTGCGGGTTTGAAAAAGGCCAACAAACTAACTTCTAATACCTTGCGTATCGGTCAAGTTCTGACCATCCCAAATAGTTAA
- the tsaE gene encoding tRNA (adenosine(37)-N6)-threonylcarbamoyltransferase complex ATPase subunit type 1 TsaE, which produces MKTWHIELTDAEQTVALGALLAKACQQASVIYLEGDLGAGKTTLTRGFIQGKGHTGKVKSPTYTLVEPYELGEWRVNHFDLYRLADPEELEFIGIRDYFADDCLCLVEWPEKGQGFLPAADLLVELAYRGEQRSAQVKALSEQGQKVVEWLSQHAG; this is translated from the coding sequence ATGAAAACGTGGCATATTGAGTTAACTGACGCAGAACAAACGGTAGCCTTAGGCGCATTATTAGCTAAAGCTTGTCAGCAGGCATCAGTTATTTATTTAGAAGGTGATTTAGGCGCTGGGAAAACCACTTTAACCCGCGGTTTTATTCAAGGTAAAGGCCACACTGGTAAAGTAAAAAGCCCAACCTACACCTTGGTTGAACCTTATGAATTAGGTGAGTGGCGAGTCAATCATTTTGATTTGTACCGTTTGGCCGACCCAGAAGAGCTAGAATTTATTGGTATTCGCGATTACTTTGCCGACGATTGTTTGTGTTTGGTGGAATGGCCTGAAAAGGGTCAGGGCTTTTTACCAGCCGCAGACTTGTTGGTTGAGCTAGCTTATCGAGGTGAGCAGCGCAGTGCTCAAGTGAAAGCATTGAGCGAGCAAGGACAAAAAGTAGTGGAGTGGTTGAGTCAACATGCAGGGTAG
- a CDS encoding NAD(P)H-hydrate dehydratase, whose product MAPEHRLFSHSLPQSLWRAEVVKRQEAVLAEQQGISLYSLMEQAGLAAFKLMQCQWPNAKRILVLAGGGNNGGDALVVARLAKQVGKRVKVLALGDLDRMPSEAQQALAAWQAEGGQLDLSKQFDWPCDVIIDGVLGIGLNSDVRAPLQALFAQVNQSGVPVLALDLPSGLSADTGKLLGSAIKASATICFIAAKQGLFTGQAPEYVGKLLFAGLGLSDLFEQQNTTEVSRADYAQLRSMLAPRAKAAHKGSCGRVTLVGGNTGMVGAIRMASEACLRTGAGLVNVFTQAQNQLVVSSGRPELMVTAVAKHSLQQLYSSLVQASCKVIGPGLGQDEWAQALFSAVLSEDKACIVDADALNLLAKAPMQHEQWVLTPHPGEAARLLNCSVAEVESDRIAAAQNIQRCFGGVCVLKGAGTVVAGAQGQVKICTVGNPGMASGGMGDVLSGIIGGLIAQFAAKHSLFDIACLGVCIHGMAADKAAEQGERGMLASDLMPFIRQLVNPNL is encoded by the coding sequence ATGGCTCCAGAGCACCGATTGTTTTCGCACAGTTTACCACAGAGTTTATGGCGCGCCGAAGTAGTGAAACGCCAAGAAGCAGTGCTGGCTGAGCAGCAAGGTATTAGCTTGTATTCTTTGATGGAACAGGCGGGCTTGGCTGCCTTTAAACTGATGCAGTGCCAATGGCCCAATGCCAAGCGCATTTTGGTATTAGCGGGCGGTGGCAATAACGGCGGAGACGCCTTGGTGGTTGCGCGGTTGGCCAAGCAAGTTGGTAAACGGGTAAAGGTGCTTGCCTTAGGTGATTTAGACCGAATGCCTAGTGAAGCACAACAAGCCTTAGCCGCCTGGCAAGCCGAGGGCGGACAGCTTGATCTTAGTAAACAATTTGATTGGCCGTGTGATGTGATTATTGATGGCGTGTTGGGCATTGGCTTAAACAGTGATGTGCGAGCGCCATTGCAAGCGCTGTTTGCGCAAGTCAATCAAAGCGGCGTGCCAGTGCTTGCCTTAGATTTACCTTCAGGTTTATCTGCAGATACCGGAAAGCTGTTAGGTAGTGCGATAAAAGCTAGCGCTACTATTTGTTTTATCGCTGCCAAGCAAGGTTTGTTTACCGGGCAAGCACCTGAATATGTTGGCAAGTTGCTATTTGCCGGTTTGGGGCTAAGTGACTTGTTCGAGCAACAAAATACTACCGAAGTTAGCCGCGCAGATTATGCTCAGTTACGCTCGATGCTTGCGCCTAGGGCAAAAGCAGCTCATAAAGGTAGTTGTGGCCGAGTGACTTTAGTAGGCGGTAATACTGGAATGGTCGGTGCTATTCGTATGGCTTCCGAAGCCTGTTTACGCACTGGTGCTGGTTTGGTTAATGTATTTACTCAGGCGCAAAATCAGTTGGTGGTGAGCAGCGGGCGCCCAGAGTTAATGGTTACAGCAGTGGCTAAGCATTCTCTGCAGCAGCTATACAGCAGTTTAGTCCAAGCTAGCTGTAAGGTGATAGGTCCCGGATTGGGACAAGATGAGTGGGCGCAAGCGCTGTTTTCAGCTGTATTAAGTGAGGACAAAGCCTGCATAGTAGATGCCGATGCACTTAACCTGTTGGCTAAAGCACCGATGCAGCATGAGCAATGGGTACTAACCCCACATCCAGGCGAGGCAGCGCGTTTGTTGAATTGCTCTGTGGCAGAAGTAGAAAGTGATAGAATTGCTGCCGCTCAAAACATACAGCGCTGTTTTGGTGGTGTATGTGTATTAAAAGGTGCCGGCACCGTTGTAGCTGGCGCGCAAGGGCAAGTGAAAATTTGTACTGTAGGTAACCCCGGCATGGCTTCGGGCGGGATGGGAGATGTTTTGTCTGGTATAATCGGCGGCTTAATCGCCCAATTTGCAGCCAAGCACTCATTGTTTGATATTGCCTGCCTTGGGGTGTGTATTCATGGTATGGCTGCAGATAAAGCTGCAGAACAGGGAGAAAGAGGCATGCTGGCCTCAGATCTAATGCCTTTTATAAGACAACTAGTGAATCCAAATTTGTAA
- the queG gene encoding tRNA epoxyqueuosine(34) reductase QueG translates to MSLLSEIDLKQLVQHIKLTAKSLGFQQIGITDVDLSQHHQDVEQWLAKNYHGEMDYLARNLELRKHPEQLHEGTQRIISVRMNYLPEDAKFAQSLSAIDQAYISRYALGRDYHKLMRKRLNQLGKAINDYCQQQLNMRPFVDSAPVMERQLATKAGLGWTGKHSLIINQDAGSWFFLGELFVDLPLPIDQPVDEQCGDCVACITICPTQAIVEPYQVDARRCISYLTIEYDGIIEEELRPLMGNRIYGCDDCQLTCPWNRYAQLTQEADFAAREQLDQPTLLALFAWTEEEFLKKTEGSPIRRIGYQQWLRNIAIALGNAAYSQQAIDELSAKQGLEAVAQHHVNWAIEQQQNKAAKASRKTARLIRIIEKGLTRDA, encoded by the coding sequence ATGTCCCTACTATCCGAAATAGACCTAAAACAGCTGGTTCAACATATCAAGCTAACCGCTAAATCGCTAGGTTTTCAGCAGATCGGCATAACAGATGTGGATCTTAGTCAACATCATCAAGATGTTGAGCAATGGCTGGCAAAAAACTACCACGGAGAAATGGACTATTTAGCCCGTAATCTTGAGCTTCGCAAACATCCAGAGCAGCTGCATGAAGGCACTCAACGGATCATTTCGGTGCGCATGAATTACCTACCAGAGGACGCTAAGTTTGCCCAAAGCCTCAGCGCCATCGATCAGGCATATATTAGTCGTTATGCGCTGGGTCGTGACTACCATAAGCTAATGCGCAAGCGGCTAAACCAACTGGGAAAAGCGATTAATGATTACTGCCAACAGCAGCTAAATATGCGCCCATTTGTCGATTCTGCCCCGGTAATGGAGCGCCAACTGGCCACTAAAGCAGGCTTAGGTTGGACAGGTAAACACAGCTTAATCATCAACCAAGATGCTGGTTCGTGGTTTTTTTTAGGTGAGTTGTTTGTTGATTTACCCCTGCCCATAGACCAACCAGTAGACGAGCAATGTGGTGATTGTGTTGCCTGCATCACCATTTGTCCCACCCAAGCCATTGTTGAACCCTATCAAGTAGATGCGCGTCGCTGTATTTCTTATCTCACCATTGAATACGATGGGATCATTGAGGAAGAATTACGACCGCTAATGGGCAATCGCATCTACGGTTGCGACGATTGCCAGCTTACCTGCCCTTGGAATCGCTACGCCCAGCTAACTCAAGAAGCCGACTTTGCTGCCCGAGAACAACTAGATCAACCAACACTATTGGCGCTATTTGCCTGGACCGAAGAAGAGTTTTTAAAGAAAACTGAAGGCTCGCCAATTCGTCGGATCGGCTATCAACAGTGGCTACGCAATATCGCGATTGCCTTAGGCAACGCAGCCTATTCACAACAAGCTATTGACGAGCTAAGCGCCAAGCAAGGGCTTGAAGCCGTTGCCCAACACCACGTTAATTGGGCGATAGAGCAACAACAGAATAAAGCGGCAAAAGCTTCTCGCAAAACCGCACGTTTGATCCGTATTATAGAAAAAGGATTAACTCGTGATGCTTAA
- the ppgK gene encoding polyphosphate--glucose phosphotransferase, with protein MHLLGVDIGGTGIKAAIVDSTTGELISERHRIATPQPATPKAVAQSLKQMVEHFAWQGPIGCGFPATVHHGVAQTASNIDKSWIGTNVEALFAEYTDCPCYVVNDADAAGMAEMAFGAGHQHQGVVVIITVGTGLGSAVFVNGELLPNTEFGHIILEGRVAEHYASARVREAEELSWKKWGKRFNLYLQRLEFLMSPDCFIIGGGASKKFEKYQAQLKLKAEALPAQGLNQAGIVGAAMYAQHQS; from the coding sequence ATGCACTTACTTGGCGTTGATATTGGTGGCACCGGCATAAAGGCAGCCATCGTAGATTCTACCACTGGCGAGCTTATTAGCGAACGTCATCGTATAGCCACCCCACAGCCCGCCACGCCCAAAGCAGTAGCCCAAAGCTTAAAGCAGATGGTTGAGCATTTTGCTTGGCAAGGTCCTATTGGTTGCGGCTTTCCTGCAACGGTTCACCACGGGGTTGCCCAAACTGCCTCTAATATTGATAAAAGCTGGATTGGCACCAACGTTGAAGCCTTATTCGCCGAATATACCGACTGCCCGTGTTATGTAGTGAACGATGCCGATGCAGCCGGCATGGCCGAAATGGCCTTTGGCGCAGGTCACCAGCACCAAGGTGTGGTAGTGATTATTACCGTTGGCACCGGCTTAGGTAGCGCAGTGTTTGTAAATGGCGAATTGCTTCCCAACACCGAGTTTGGCCATATTATTTTAGAAGGACGAGTAGCCGAGCACTATGCCAGCGCCAGAGTGCGCGAAGCAGAAGAGCTAAGCTGGAAAAAATGGGGCAAGCGCTTCAACCTTTACCTACAGCGCCTCGAGTTTTTAATGTCGCCCGATTGCTTCATTATTGGCGGCGGTGCCAGTAAAAAATTCGAAAAGTACCAAGCGCAGCTCAAGCTAAAAGCTGAAGCTTTGCCTGCACAGGGCTTAAACCAAGCCGGCATTGTTGGCGCAGCCATGTACGCCCAACATCAAAGCTAA
- a CDS encoding DNA alkylation repair protein, with protein MNQVELVQKALREYAEPEKAAYLPKFFQALPGGYGEGDQFLGIRVPNTRRVAKAYPLPLEELTDLISSAFHEERFFALVVMCQHYQKAKTFQQQQAVLAFYQRYIKYVNNWDLVDCSAPKIVGPYIWQHQDWELLEQFASNSSMWQQRIAMVSCFYYIRQNDVDLTITLAKRFHTHAHPLMHKAVGWMLRELAKRDKPAVEAFLQQHLSELPRELLRYSIEHFDEPLRQSYLSGSILES; from the coding sequence ATGAATCAAGTCGAACTCGTTCAAAAAGCTTTACGCGAATATGCTGAGCCAGAAAAAGCTGCTTATTTACCGAAGTTTTTTCAAGCATTGCCAGGTGGTTATGGCGAAGGTGATCAGTTTTTAGGTATTCGTGTGCCTAATACTAGAAGAGTTGCCAAAGCCTATCCTTTGCCTCTAGAGGAGCTTACAGACTTAATCTCCTCTGCCTTTCATGAGGAGCGCTTTTTTGCCTTGGTAGTCATGTGTCAGCATTATCAAAAAGCGAAAACATTTCAGCAACAACAAGCGGTGTTAGCGTTTTACCAGCGCTACATTAAGTATGTGAATAATTGGGATTTGGTTGATTGCTCAGCGCCTAAAATTGTTGGCCCTTATATCTGGCAGCATCAAGATTGGGAGCTGCTCGAGCAATTCGCTAGCAACAGTAGTATGTGGCAGCAACGCATTGCTATGGTAAGTTGCTTTTACTATATACGCCAAAATGATGTTGATTTAACTATTACGCTAGCAAAGCGCTTTCATACCCATGCTCATCCCTTAATGCACAAAGCGGTGGGATGGATGCTCAGAGAGCTGGCTAAGCGAGACAAGCCAGCTGTAGAGGCCTTTTTGCAACAGCACCTTAGCGAACTGCCCAGAGAGCTTCTTCGTTATAGCATTGAGCATTTTGACGAGCCGCTTCGCCAATCTTATTTAAGCGGCTCTATTCTCGAATCTTAA